A window from Pseudomonas sp. MRSN 12121 encodes these proteins:
- a CDS encoding methyl-accepting chemotaxis protein, translating to MSLQKSLRAQVLALLSGSLLAMLLIALACFHFLSNGVQGYRDLIEGPLRTSQLIDEANLQFKVQVQEWKNVLLRGKQSAELNKYWQQFEDRQRDVQGILGQLAAEPGIEATLKGRIERLRDEHRALGAAYQKGRDAFVAAGADPVAGDAAVKGVDRATSEQMSELVSELRKQGSAQSHTISAAAQRTVWGGLLVMLVSGLLIGLLSLWLVNRSLVEPIRQLIDYVAQLSRGRIAERVASERQDELGKLAVAANTLRDFLAETFSRLQRSASDLDSASGELNAIATLMSQGTNEQFERTDQVATAMNEMSATAQEVARHAADAARAADDADQSAQQGEQVMQGTIHTITQMRGEIANTAEVIRRLEADSGRIGKVLEVIRGIAEQTNLLALNAAIEAARAGEAGRGFAVVADEVRSLAQRTAASIIEINQIIQTVQTGALDAAQAIETGQARSDESVEQVTQAGAMLERITEAVEAIRDMNRQIATAAEEQTSVAEDISRNLTEITSIASTNLDNVQRTESASQNLHGLSGQLNEVTARLSA from the coding sequence ATGTCCTTGCAAAAATCCCTGAGAGCGCAAGTCCTGGCCTTATTGAGCGGCAGCCTGCTGGCGATGCTGTTGATCGCGCTGGCGTGTTTTCATTTCCTGTCCAATGGCGTGCAAGGTTATCGCGACCTGATCGAGGGGCCGTTGCGCACCTCGCAACTGATCGATGAGGCCAACCTGCAGTTCAAGGTCCAGGTGCAGGAGTGGAAAAACGTGCTGCTGCGGGGCAAGCAGAGTGCGGAGTTGAACAAATACTGGCAGCAGTTCGAGGATCGCCAGCGCGACGTGCAGGGCATTCTTGGCCAGCTGGCGGCCGAGCCCGGCATCGAGGCGACACTCAAGGGCCGTATCGAACGCTTGCGCGATGAGCATCGGGCACTGGGCGCGGCCTACCAGAAGGGCCGCGACGCCTTTGTCGCCGCCGGTGCCGATCCGGTTGCCGGCGATGCCGCAGTCAAGGGCGTGGACCGGGCCACCAGCGAGCAGATGAGCGAACTGGTGAGCGAGCTGCGCAAGCAGGGCAGCGCGCAGTCGCACACCATCAGCGCCGCCGCACAGCGCACGGTGTGGGGCGGCTTGCTGGTGATGCTGGTGTCGGGCTTGCTGATCGGCCTGCTGAGCCTGTGGCTGGTCAACCGCAGCCTGGTGGAACCGATTCGCCAGTTGATCGACTACGTGGCGCAACTCAGCCGGGGGCGGATCGCCGAGCGCGTGGCCAGCGAGCGCCAGGACGAACTGGGCAAGCTGGCGGTCGCCGCCAATACCCTGCGCGATTTCCTCGCCGAAACCTTCAGCCGCCTGCAACGCAGCGCCTCCGACCTGGACAGCGCCAGCGGCGAGCTGAATGCCATCGCCACGCTGATGTCCCAGGGCACCAACGAACAGTTCGAGCGTACCGACCAGGTCGCCACGGCGATGAACGAGATGTCCGCCACCGCCCAGGAAGTGGCGCGCCACGCGGCGGATGCGGCGCGTGCCGCCGACGATGCCGACCAGTCGGCGCAGCAGGGCGAGCAGGTGATGCAGGGCACCATCCACACCATCACGCAGATGCGCGGGGAAATCGCCAACACCGCCGAGGTGATCCGCCGCCTGGAAGCCGACAGCGGACGCATCGGCAAGGTGCTGGAGGTGATCCGCGGGATCGCCGAGCAGACCAACCTGCTGGCGCTCAACGCCGCCATCGAGGCGGCGCGTGCCGGCGAGGCCGGGCGCGGTTTCGCCGTGGTCGCCGACGAGGTGCGCAGCCTGGCGCAGCGTACTGCGGCGTCGATCATCGAGATCAACCAGATCATCCAGACCGTGCAGACCGGTGCGCTGGACGCGGCCCAGGCGATCGAGACCGGCCAGGCGCGCAGCGACGAGAGTGTCGAGCAGGTGACCCAGGCCGGCGCCATGCTGGAGCGGATCACCGAAGCGGTGGAAGCGATCCGCGACATGAACCGGCAGATCGCCACGGCGGCGGAAGAACAGACCTCGGTGGCCGAGGACATCTCGCGCAACCTGACGGAGATCACCAGCATCGCCAGCACCAACCTGGATAACGTGCAGCGCACCGAAAGCGCGAGCCAGAACCTGCACGGCCTGTCGGGGCAGTTGAACGAGGTGACGGCACGCTTGAGTGCCTGA
- a CDS encoding transporter: MNHSLDHAHRDSDLFGLLYGFAFRPGERGRELDSAKALEALQRPDEGEEFLWLHLNLAHAACERWMQTHLQLPDEFFEALHEGSRSTRIEHVDSALLAVVNDVVFNFGSMLSSDISTLWVCARSRLIVSARLQPLHSVDKLRSSVKAGERFRSPLELLVHLLRDQGEVLTQIVRKTSLNVDQIEDQLLAARISTNRAELGAMRRVLVRLQRLLALEPGSLLRLLNRPPQWLQKDDVKELRKSTEEFALIINDLTALGERIKLLQEEIAANINEQTNRTLFTLTVVTVLALPINIIAGFFGMNVGGIPFSGDPEGFWILVALVATFTVIAGRWAFRKRQDL; this comes from the coding sequence ATGAATCACAGCCTCGACCACGCCCACCGCGATTCCGATCTGTTCGGCCTGCTCTACGGCTTCGCCTTCCGCCCCGGCGAGCGGGGGCGCGAGCTGGACTCGGCCAAGGCCCTGGAGGCCCTGCAACGGCCCGACGAGGGCGAGGAGTTTCTCTGGCTGCACCTGAACCTGGCGCATGCCGCCTGCGAACGCTGGATGCAGACCCACCTGCAGCTGCCGGACGAGTTCTTCGAGGCGCTGCACGAGGGCTCGCGCTCGACCCGCATCGAGCATGTCGACTCGGCCCTGCTGGCGGTGGTCAACGACGTGGTGTTCAACTTCGGCAGCATGCTGTCCTCGGACATCTCCACGCTGTGGGTCTGCGCGCGCAGCCGGCTGATCGTCAGCGCGCGCCTGCAACCGCTGCATTCGGTGGACAAGCTGCGCTCCTCGGTCAAGGCCGGCGAACGCTTCCGTTCGCCCCTGGAACTGCTGGTACACCTGCTGCGCGACCAGGGCGAGGTGCTGACCCAGATCGTGCGCAAGACCAGCCTCAACGTCGACCAGATCGAAGACCAGCTGCTGGCTGCGCGGATTTCCACCAACCGCGCCGAACTGGGGGCCATGCGCCGGGTGCTGGTGCGCCTGCAACGCCTGCTGGCGCTGGAGCCGGGCTCGCTGCTGCGGCTGCTCAACCGGCCGCCGCAATGGTTGCAGAAGGACGACGTCAAGGAGCTGCGCAAGTCCACCGAGGAGTTCGCACTGATCATCAACGACCTCACCGCCCTCGGCGAGCGGATCAAGCTGTTGCAGGAAGAAATCGCCGCCAATATCAACGAACAGACCAACCGCACCCTGTTCACCCTGACCGTGGTCACGGTGCTGGCGCTGCCGATCAACATCATCGCCGGCTTCTTCGGCATGAACGTCGGCGGCATTCCCTTCTCCGGCGACCCGGAAGGCTTCTGGATCCTCGTCGCCCTGGTCGCCACCTTCACCGTCATCGCCGGGCGCTGGGCCTTCCGCAAGCGCCAGGACCTGTAG
- a CDS encoding inorganic phosphate transporter: MATPSLSASGTASTAAQARPQLDKKPSPFTLVTFFAVLAMGLLFTAYSLMHDMHELGTSVTTWTPFLLLGVALLIALGFEFVNGFHDTANAVATVIYTHSLPPHFAVVWSGLFNFLGVLLSSGAVAFGIIALLPVELILQVGSSAGFAMIFALLIAAILWNLGTWWLGLPASSSHTLIGSIIGVGVANALMHGRDGTSGVDWSQATKVGYALLFSPLIGFACAALLLLALRLFVKNRALYKAPKGNTPPPWWIRGMLIATCTGVSFAHGSNDGQKGMGLIMLILVGTLPMAYALNRTMPADQALQFAAVAEVTQQALVKSAPQPAPADPRAVLSDYVRSKEATPQLVPALAALAGHIGDEVKGYGSLAKVPAEAMGNVRNDMYLSSETIRLMDKHQVGHFDADTQGKLQLFKQQIDNATRFIPLWVKIAVAIALGLGTMVGWKRIVVTVGEKIGKTHLTYAQGASAETVAMLTIGAADLFGLPVSTTHVLSSGVAGTMVANGGGLQMQTIRNLLMAWVLTLPAAILLSGSLYWLFTQLF; encoded by the coding sequence ATGGCCACCCCTTCCCTGAGCGCTTCCGGCACAGCTTCGACCGCCGCCCAAGCCCGACCGCAACTGGATAAGAAACCCAGCCCCTTCACCCTGGTCACCTTCTTCGCGGTGCTCGCCATGGGCCTGCTGTTCACCGCCTACAGCCTGATGCACGACATGCACGAACTGGGCACCAGCGTCACCACCTGGACCCCGTTCCTGCTGCTCGGCGTAGCACTGCTGATCGCCCTGGGCTTCGAGTTCGTCAACGGTTTCCACGACACCGCCAACGCGGTGGCCACAGTGATCTACACCCATTCGCTGCCGCCGCACTTCGCGGTGGTCTGGTCGGGCCTGTTCAACTTCCTCGGCGTGCTGCTGTCCAGCGGCGCCGTGGCCTTCGGCATCATCGCCCTGCTGCCGGTGGAACTGATCCTGCAGGTCGGCTCCTCGGCCGGTTTCGCGATGATCTTCGCCCTGCTGATCGCCGCCATCCTGTGGAACCTCGGCACCTGGTGGCTGGGCCTGCCGGCCTCGTCGTCGCATACCCTGATCGGCTCGATCATCGGCGTCGGCGTGGCCAACGCGCTGATGCACGGGCGCGACGGCACCAGCGGCGTGGACTGGAGCCAGGCCACCAAGGTCGGCTACGCCCTGCTGTTCTCGCCGCTGATCGGTTTCGCCTGCGCGGCGCTGCTGCTCCTGGCCCTGCGCCTGTTCGTGAAGAACCGCGCGCTGTACAAGGCGCCCAAGGGCAACACGCCGCCGCCCTGGTGGATTCGCGGCATGCTGATCGCCACCTGCACCGGTGTGTCCTTCGCCCACGGCTCCAACGACGGCCAGAAAGGCATGGGCCTGATCATGCTGATCCTGGTCGGCACCCTGCCCATGGCCTACGCGCTGAACCGCACCATGCCGGCCGACCAGGCCCTGCAATTCGCCGCGGTGGCCGAGGTGACCCAGCAAGCCCTGGTGAAAAGCGCCCCGCAACCGGCCCCCGCCGACCCGCGCGCAGTGCTGTCCGACTACGTGCGCAGCAAGGAAGCCACGCCGCAACTGGTCCCGGCCCTGGCCGCCCTGGCCGGCCATATCGGTGACGAAGTGAAAGGCTACGGCTCGCTGGCCAAGGTACCGGCCGAGGCCATGGGCAACGTGCGCAACGACATGTACCTGAGCAGCGAAACCATCCGCCTGATGGACAAGCACCAGGTCGGCCACTTCGACGCCGACACCCAGGGCAAGCTGCAGCTGTTCAAGCAGCAGATCGACAACGCCACGCGCTTCATTCCGCTGTGGGTGAAGATCGCCGTGGCCATCGCCCTCGGCCTGGGCACCATGGTCGGCTGGAAGCGCATCGTGGTCACCGTCGGCGAGAAGATCGGCAAGACCCACCTGACCTACGCCCAGGGCGCCTCGGCGGAAACCGTGGCGATGCTGACCATCGGCGCCGCGGACCTGTTCGGCCTGCCGGTGTCCACCACCCACGTGCTGTCCTCGGGCGTGGCCGGGACCATGGTCGCCAACGGCGGTGGCTTGCAGATGCAGACCATCCGCAACCTGCTGATGGCCTGGGTACTGACCCTGCCGGCAGCGATCCTGCTGTCCGGCAGCCTCTATTGGCTGTTCACCCAGCTGTTCTGA
- a CDS encoding membrane integrity-associated transporter subunit PqiC, whose product MKKTLVLLIASLGLAACSSAPTHYYTLMAPAPEPASAAVAGSGLQFEMAAVRIPMQVDQPQLVVRQDGGTLAILETARWSAPLVDEFHDALASQMEQQLGTRNLEGLPKAAGQPILSLQTDVRRFESVPGRHALIDVVWNLRLRGDGVDRRSLTCSSRISQPASVELSSLVQAHQRAIDELAKRIAGTAKRWVQNPATRCP is encoded by the coding sequence ATGAAAAAAACGCTTGTGTTGTTGATCGCATCCCTGGGCCTGGCGGCCTGCAGCTCGGCGCCGACCCATTACTACACGCTGATGGCGCCGGCGCCCGAGCCGGCATCGGCTGCTGTCGCGGGGTCGGGCCTGCAATTCGAGATGGCCGCGGTACGCATTCCGATGCAGGTCGACCAGCCGCAGTTGGTCGTGCGCCAGGACGGCGGCACCCTGGCGATTCTGGAAACCGCGCGCTGGAGCGCCCCGCTGGTGGATGAGTTCCACGACGCTCTGGCCAGCCAGATGGAACAGCAACTGGGCACGCGCAACCTCGAAGGCCTGCCCAAGGCGGCGGGGCAGCCGATCCTGTCGCTGCAGACCGACGTGCGGCGCTTCGAGTCGGTGCCGGGCCGCCATGCGCTGATCGACGTGGTGTGGAACCTGCGCCTGCGCGGCGACGGCGTCGACCGGCGCAGCCTGACCTGCAGCAGCCGCATCAGCCAGCCGGCCAGCGTCGAACTGTCGAGCCTGGTCCAGGCCCATCAGCGGGCCATCGACGAGTTGGCCAAGCGCATCGCCGGCACCGCCAAGCGCTGGGTGCAAAACCCCGCGACCCGCTGCCCCTGA
- a CDS encoding intermembrane transport protein PqiB, with product MSDHPGSNASSAPATPGTPAVRTRRFNVSLVWIVPIVAALVGLSMLVHKSLSAGPEISISFQTAEGLEANKTQVKYKNVVIGKVTSIALSKNRSKVIAKVELDQSAESFTAADSAFWVVRPRIGAGGVSGVDTLLSGAFIGADAGQDEKRKKSFVGLETPPAVTYGQKGKRFTLHTDDLGSLDVGSPVYYRRIEVGQVISYKLSENGKGVDVRIFVNAPNDQFVTTDSRFWNASGVDVTLGANGLKVNTESMSTILAGGVAFVEPKYSPNAKPADENASYQLFADQDTALAPPDGDPYYMRMRFDQTLRGLALNAPVEFLGVNFGRVVSMDLDYDEQKKTFSTVVGVVIYPARLGKVHQQLEKISGADESRAGYLIGAFVQHGLRAQARSGNLLTGQLYISMDFIPNAKPVAFDPTIRPLEIPTVPGGLDKLQEQLQRVVEKISKLPIDAIANNLNGSLSEMQKTLQNVNGKVLPEIRDTLEQTKKTLATANDSFAEDSPQRLQLGQAMDEVQRTARSVRVLTDFLSRHPEALIRGRLKDNQPDAYKSSTSSSREPEPETQP from the coding sequence ATGTCTGATCATCCAGGTTCCAACGCTTCAAGCGCGCCAGCGACGCCGGGCACCCCCGCGGTCAGGACGCGGCGGTTCAACGTTTCGCTGGTGTGGATCGTGCCCATAGTCGCGGCCCTGGTCGGCCTGTCGATGCTGGTGCACAAGTCGCTGTCGGCCGGTCCGGAAATCTCCATCAGCTTCCAGACCGCCGAGGGCCTGGAAGCCAACAAGACCCAGGTCAAATACAAGAACGTGGTGATCGGCAAGGTCACTTCCATCGCCCTGAGCAAGAACCGCAGCAAGGTGATCGCCAAGGTCGAGCTGGACCAGTCCGCGGAGTCCTTCACCGCCGCCGACTCGGCGTTCTGGGTGGTGCGTCCGCGCATCGGCGCCGGGGGCGTGTCCGGGGTCGATACCCTGTTGTCGGGGGCCTTCATCGGCGCCGACGCCGGCCAGGACGAGAAACGCAAGAAGAGCTTCGTCGGCCTGGAGACGCCGCCCGCGGTGACCTACGGCCAGAAGGGCAAGCGCTTCACCCTGCACACCGACGACCTGGGTTCGCTGGACGTCGGCTCGCCGGTCTATTACCGACGCATCGAAGTGGGCCAGGTGATTTCCTACAAGCTCTCGGAAAACGGCAAGGGCGTGGATGTGCGGATCTTCGTCAACGCCCCCAACGACCAGTTCGTCACCACTGACTCGCGCTTCTGGAACGCCAGCGGCGTGGACGTGACCCTGGGCGCCAACGGCCTGAAGGTCAACACCGAGTCCATGTCGACGATCCTCGCCGGCGGCGTCGCCTTCGTTGAACCCAAATACAGCCCCAACGCCAAGCCGGCCGACGAGAACGCCAGCTACCAGCTGTTCGCCGACCAGGACACCGCGCTGGCGCCGCCCGATGGCGACCCGTACTACATGCGCATGCGGTTCGACCAGACCTTGCGCGGGCTGGCGCTCAATGCCCCGGTGGAGTTCCTCGGGGTGAACTTCGGCCGGGTGGTGTCGATGGACCTGGATTACGACGAGCAGAAAAAGACCTTCTCCACCGTGGTCGGCGTGGTGATCTACCCGGCGCGGCTGGGCAAGGTCCATCAGCAGCTGGAGAAAATCAGCGGTGCCGATGAAAGCCGCGCGGGCTACCTGATCGGCGCTTTCGTCCAGCATGGCCTGCGCGCCCAGGCGCGCAGCGGCAACCTGCTGACCGGCCAGCTGTACATCTCCATGGATTTCATCCCCAACGCCAAGCCGGTGGCTTTCGACCCGACCATCCGGCCGCTGGAAATTCCTACCGTGCCGGGCGGCCTGGACAAGCTGCAGGAACAGTTGCAGCGAGTGGTGGAGAAGATCAGCAAGCTGCCGATCGATGCCATCGCCAACAACCTCAACGGCAGCCTGAGCGAGATGCAGAAGACCTTGCAGAACGTCAACGGCAAGGTGCTGCCCGAAATACGCGACACCCTGGAGCAGACCAAGAAGACCCTGGCCACGGCCAACGACAGCTTCGCCGAGGACTCGCCGCAACGCCTGCAACTGGGCCAGGCGATGGACGAAGTGCAGCGCACCGCGCGTTCGGTGCGGGTGCTCACCGACTTCCTCAGCCGGCATCCGGAGGCGCTGATCCGTGGGCGGCTCAAGGACAACCAGCCGGACGCCTACAAATCCTCGACCTCGTCTTCGCGTGAGCCCGAACCGGAAACCCAGCCATGA
- a CDS encoding paraquat-inducible protein A, translating to MSQPPYARDLGLMLCHTCGQSCPQDVHVCPRCEATVHARKPNSLSRTWAFLLASLIFYIPANVLPVMYTQVFGSGSENTILSGVLEFWHHGSWDIALLIFVASVVVPCIKFFVLAMLLVTCQRRSHWAMRERAKLYRFIEVIGYWSMLDVLVVALVAALVQFHALSSIEPRMGILFFGLVVVLTMFAAMSFDPRLIWDVEVEDV from the coding sequence ATGAGCCAGCCCCCCTATGCCCGCGACCTGGGCCTGATGCTGTGCCACACCTGCGGCCAGAGCTGCCCGCAAGACGTCCACGTCTGCCCGCGTTGCGAAGCCACGGTGCATGCGCGCAAGCCCAACAGCCTGAGCCGTACCTGGGCCTTCCTGCTGGCCAGCCTGATTTTCTACATTCCGGCCAATGTGCTGCCGGTGATGTACACCCAGGTCTTCGGCAGCGGCAGCGAGAATACTATTCTGAGCGGGGTGCTGGAGTTCTGGCATCACGGTTCCTGGGACATCGCGCTGCTGATCTTCGTCGCCAGCGTGGTGGTGCCCTGCATCAAGTTCTTCGTCCTGGCGATGCTGCTGGTCACCTGCCAGCGCCGCAGTCATTGGGCGATGCGCGAGCGCGCCAAGCTGTACCGCTTCATCGAGGTGATCGGCTACTGGTCGATGCTCGACGTGCTGGTGGTCGCCCTGGTGGCGGCGCTGGTGCAATTTCACGCCCTGAGCTCGATCGAGCCGCGCATGGGCATTCTGTTCTTTGGTTTGGTCGTGGTCCTGACGATGTTCGCGGCCATGAGTTTCGATCCCCGGCTTATCTGGGATGTAGAGGTTGAAGATGTCTGA
- a CDS encoding paraquat-inducible protein A, with amino-acid sequence MTLSPNWIICEHCDSLYQPVPLAKGQTAQCSRCGAVLERARHLNVQQLFALSITAALLFVFANAFPVIGISLEGLSNEATLWQSVEALAQGRISVIAAVTGLAIILAPGLQIALLCWVLGFACAGHAAPGFKACMRALEHLRPWSMLEVCLLGILVAIVKLAGMLDVHPGLGLWSLSMLTVLIILISGKGIRRLWDDLEGRY; translated from the coding sequence ATGACTCTCTCTCCCAACTGGATCATCTGCGAGCATTGCGACTCGCTGTACCAGCCCGTGCCGCTTGCAAAAGGCCAGACGGCCCAATGCTCGCGTTGCGGCGCCGTGCTGGAACGGGCCCGGCATTTGAACGTGCAACAGTTGTTCGCGCTGTCGATCACCGCGGCGCTGCTGTTCGTGTTCGCCAACGCTTTCCCGGTGATCGGCATCAGCCTCGAAGGCCTGAGCAACGAAGCGACCCTGTGGCAGTCGGTCGAGGCCCTGGCCCAGGGCCGTATCAGCGTGATCGCCGCGGTCACCGGCCTGGCGATCATCCTGGCTCCCGGCCTGCAGATCGCCTTGCTGTGCTGGGTGCTGGGCTTCGCCTGCGCCGGGCACGCGGCGCCGGGTTTCAAGGCCTGCATGCGGGCCCTGGAGCATCTGCGGCCCTGGAGCATGCTCGAGGTGTGCCTGCTGGGCATCCTGGTGGCCATCGTCAAGCTGGCGGGCATGCTCGATGTGCATCCGGGCCTGGGGCTGTGGTCGCTGTCGATGCTGACGGTGCTGATCATCCTGATTTCCGGCAAGGGCATCCGGCGCCTCTGGGACGACCTGGAGGGCCGCTACTGA
- a CDS encoding TetR/AcrR family transcriptional regulator has product MNDSKMLPAKPSRSPKQTRGHDRVTAILDACAHLLVSQGVASLTMHGLAREAGTSIGSLYHFFSDKQSVFDALGQRHIDAFEQITANLLAIDPATWVESSSQEVIERMSMPIMEYLEAHPDLLLMISPTFTPGQLQAPTIQARIEETYHRMLALRLPAASAAQLNAYVAAMRGLPIGLFQVALENSQLKSILLLQEVPRALTAYLEAIERHHAAP; this is encoded by the coding sequence ATGAACGATTCAAAAATGCTCCCGGCCAAACCCTCGCGCTCGCCCAAACAAACCCGTGGCCATGATCGGGTCACGGCGATTCTCGACGCCTGCGCGCACCTGCTGGTCAGCCAGGGCGTGGCCAGCCTGACCATGCATGGCCTGGCGCGCGAAGCCGGCACCTCCATTGGCTCGCTATACCACTTCTTCAGCGACAAGCAGAGCGTGTTCGACGCCCTGGGCCAGCGCCACATCGACGCTTTCGAACAGATCACCGCCAACCTCCTGGCCATCGACCCGGCCACCTGGGTCGAGTCGAGCAGCCAGGAGGTGATCGAGCGAATGAGCATGCCGATCATGGAATACCTGGAAGCCCATCCCGACCTGCTGCTGATGATCAGCCCCACGTTCACCCCCGGCCAGCTCCAGGCCCCGACCATCCAGGCGCGGATCGAGGAGACCTACCACCGTATGCTCGCCCTGCGCCTGCCTGCCGCCAGTGCCGCGCAACTCAACGCCTACGTGGCGGCCATGCGCGGATTGCCCATCGGCCTGTTCCAGGTTGCTCTGGAGAATAGCCAGCTCAAGAGCATTCTGCTGTTGCAGGAAGTGCCCCGCGCGTTGACGGCCTACCTGGAGGCCATCGAGCGCCACCACGCCGCTCCCTGA
- a CDS encoding multidrug/biocide efflux PACE transporter, with translation MSAPKSLTERVCQAVGFELLALALCTPLLAWIMDRPLVDMGLVTLFIGLVALAWNVVFNALFDRLLKRLALVPNGWTRVAHALLFEGGLVAASVPLIAWWLHVSLLQALILDLGVLLFFLPYTYVYHWVYDLVRERLVAGRALDRAS, from the coding sequence ATGAGCGCCCCCAAATCCTTGACCGAACGCGTTTGCCAGGCCGTAGGCTTCGAACTGCTCGCATTGGCGCTGTGTACGCCGCTGCTGGCCTGGATCATGGACAGGCCCCTGGTCGACATGGGCCTGGTGACGCTGTTCATCGGCCTGGTCGCCCTGGCCTGGAACGTGGTCTTCAACGCCTTGTTCGATCGCCTGCTCAAGCGCCTGGCCCTGGTGCCCAACGGCTGGACCCGGGTCGCCCACGCGCTGCTGTTCGAGGGCGGCCTGGTGGCGGCAAGCGTGCCGCTGATCGCCTGGTGGCTGCACGTCAGCCTGCTGCAGGCATTGATCCTGGACCTGGGCGTGCTGCTGTTCTTCCTGCCGTACACCTACGTCTACCACTGGGTCTACGACCTGGTGCGCGAGCGCCTGGTAGCGGGGCGGGCGCTCGATCGCGCCAGCTGA
- a CDS encoding LysR family transcriptional regulator: MASHEVLLAFVQAATQGSFSAAARKLGKSQSTISAAVASLEIDLDLTLFDRSSRKPALTAQGRVMLQRAEEILAATSRLEMAASQLSRGVEARLTVALSDTYQSDRFETSLSAFEQRYPDLKLECLIAECDDLVELVQRGRAQIAFAEMQPDYPADLDHATVDERTEIALFVSRGHPLAALERVDQAQLQQHRELRLATIVNPYDSRPRGRVWSAPSYLMLLEMAQGGFGWAPLPRWLVERFGGDSLVQLDARGWPREVSVDALWSRLHPPGPAGSWLLGQMLE, translated from the coding sequence ATGGCCTCACACGAAGTACTACTGGCCTTTGTCCAGGCGGCGACCCAAGGCTCGTTTTCCGCGGCCGCGCGCAAGCTCGGCAAGAGCCAGTCGACCATCAGCGCGGCGGTGGCCAGCCTGGAAATCGACCTCGACCTGACGCTGTTCGACCGCAGCAGCCGCAAGCCCGCCCTCACCGCACAAGGGCGCGTCATGCTGCAACGGGCCGAAGAGATCCTGGCCGCCACCAGCCGCCTGGAAATGGCGGCCAGCCAATTGTCCCGAGGGGTGGAAGCCAGGCTCACGGTGGCCTTGTCCGATACCTATCAGTCGGACCGGTTCGAAACCTCGCTCAGTGCCTTCGAGCAACGCTACCCGGACCTGAAACTGGAATGCCTGATCGCCGAATGCGACGACCTGGTGGAGCTGGTGCAACGCGGGCGGGCGCAGATCGCCTTCGCCGAAATGCAGCCCGACTACCCGGCGGACCTGGACCACGCGACAGTGGACGAGCGCACCGAAATCGCCCTGTTCGTGTCCCGCGGCCATCCCCTGGCGGCGCTGGAACGGGTCGATCAGGCGCAGTTGCAACAGCACCGCGAACTGCGCCTGGCGACCATCGTCAATCCCTACGACAGTCGGCCCCGGGGCCGGGTGTGGTCGGCGCCGAGCTACCTGATGCTGTTGGAAATGGCCCAGGGCGGCTTTGGCTGGGCGCCCTTGCCGCGCTGGCTGGTGGAGCGCTTCGGCGGCGACAGCCTGGTGCAACTCGATGCCCGCGGCTGGCCGCGGGAAGTCTCGGTCGATGCCCTGTGGTCGCGCCTGCACCCGCCCGGCCCGGCGGGCAGCTGGTTATTGGGGCAGATGCTGGAATAG